A window from Pseudomonas sp. MRSN 12121 encodes these proteins:
- a CDS encoding cell wall metabolism sensor histidine kinase WalK, which translates to MKAPGLARPRDTITRWIALTTLMAMLTALAFNALFVQLAGVWAKPPLSESGLVEKIASISNMIDAAQPQQRAHLAEAVSDHGLSVTWHASRRDIEVPKVDEPEYREGSTRLEQLLKVGGGAIEAYQPSDWPGPGGHYALLIQLRDESWLMFSAVSRSWGLDEGPRNLIVIGLVLFSTVLVALIATRRLARPLQQFALGARRFGVDFRAPPIEPVGPHEIRQAILAFNAMQAQLQHFIKDRTQMLAAISHDLRTPLTRMRLRGEFIEDPEQQRRLFHDVDEMQAMINSALDFFRDDARLEQATSFDLAELLQTLIDDYRDQSIDIAFSGPPRLVYFGRPLGLKRVMSNLLENAIKYGSEPAIEVLADAEQVRVCVLDRGPGIPTEWHEHVFEPFFRMESSRNRNTGGVGLGLSAARAIVLEHGGELRLHNRDGGGLEAWVLLPVQGI; encoded by the coding sequence ATGAAGGCGCCCGGGCTCGCCCGCCCGCGGGACACCATCACCCGCTGGATCGCTCTGACCACCCTGATGGCGATGCTCACCGCCCTGGCCTTCAATGCGCTGTTCGTGCAGTTGGCCGGGGTCTGGGCCAAGCCGCCGTTGAGCGAGTCCGGCCTGGTGGAAAAGATCGCGTCGATCAGCAATATGATCGACGCCGCGCAACCGCAGCAGCGCGCGCACCTGGCCGAGGCCGTCAGCGATCACGGCCTGAGTGTGACCTGGCATGCCTCGCGGCGGGACATCGAGGTGCCGAAGGTCGATGAGCCGGAGTATCGCGAGGGCTCGACGCGCCTGGAGCAGTTGCTCAAGGTGGGGGGCGGGGCTATCGAGGCCTATCAGCCCAGCGACTGGCCGGGGCCGGGCGGGCATTATGCGTTGCTGATTCAATTGCGCGATGAGTCCTGGTTGATGTTCTCCGCCGTCTCGCGCAGTTGGGGATTGGACGAAGGGCCGCGCAACCTGATCGTGATCGGCCTGGTGCTGTTTTCTACCGTGCTGGTGGCGCTGATCGCCACCCGCCGCCTGGCCCGCCCCCTGCAGCAGTTCGCCCTGGGCGCGCGGCGTTTTGGCGTGGACTTTCGCGCGCCGCCCATCGAGCCGGTGGGGCCGCATGAAATTCGCCAGGCGATCCTCGCGTTCAACGCCATGCAGGCTCAACTGCAGCACTTCATCAAGGACCGCACGCAAATGCTCGCGGCGATTTCCCACGACCTGCGCACCCCCCTGACCCGCATGCGCCTGCGTGGCGAATTCATCGAGGACCCGGAACAGCAGCGGCGGTTGTTCCACGATGTCGACGAGATGCAGGCGATGATCAACTCGGCCCTGGATTTTTTCCGCGACGATGCGCGGCTGGAGCAAGCGACCTCGTTCGACCTGGCGGAACTGCTGCAAACCCTGATCGACGACTACCGCGACCAGTCCATCGACATCGCGTTCAGCGGCCCGCCGCGCCTGGTGTATTTCGGTCGGCCGCTGGGGCTCAAGCGGGTCATGAGCAATCTGCTGGAGAACGCCATCAAGTACGGCAGCGAGCCGGCGATCGAGGTGCTGGCCGATGCCGAGCAGGTGAGGGTCTGCGTGCTGGATCGCGGGCCGGGGATTCCCACCGAGTGGCATGAGCACGTGTTCGAGCCGTTCTTCCGCATGGAAAGCTCGCGCAACCGTAATACCGGCGGCGTCGGCCTGGGGCTGTCCGCCGCGCGGGCGATCGTGCTGGAGCACGGCGGCGAACTGCGGCTGCACAACCGCGACGGTGGCGGGCTGGAGGCGTGGGTGCTGTTGCCGGTGCAGGGCATCTAG
- a CDS encoding response regulator: MSSLLIVDDDLEVLALLKKFFVQHGYSVDVATEGASLWAALERQVPDLIILDLMLPGENGLTLCQRLRQQHAVPVIMLTAMGELSDRVVGLEMGADDYLSKPFDARELLARVRAVLRRAGESRPVSGELPRPLIRFADWQLDLTRRELRSPDQVMIPLSAGEFDLLLVFVEHPQRILSREQLLDLARGQAHDAFDRSIDVQVSRLRRKLEFDTKRPAMIRTVRNGGYLFTPSVTRQ, encoded by the coding sequence GTGAGCAGTCTGTTGATCGTGGACGACGACCTTGAGGTCCTCGCGCTGCTGAAGAAATTTTTTGTGCAACACGGCTACTCGGTGGACGTCGCCACCGAGGGCGCTTCGTTGTGGGCCGCGCTGGAGCGACAGGTGCCGGACCTGATCATTCTCGACCTGATGCTGCCGGGGGAAAACGGCCTGACCCTGTGCCAGCGCCTGCGCCAGCAGCACGCGGTGCCGGTGATCATGCTCACCGCCATGGGCGAGTTGAGCGACCGGGTGGTAGGCCTGGAGATGGGCGCGGACGACTACCTGAGCAAGCCGTTCGATGCCCGTGAGTTGCTGGCGCGGGTGCGCGCCGTATTGCGCCGGGCCGGGGAGAGCCGGCCGGTGAGCGGCGAGTTGCCCCGGCCGCTGATCCGGTTCGCCGACTGGCAGCTAGACCTGACCCGTCGCGAATTGCGTTCGCCGGACCAGGTGATGATTCCGTTGTCGGCGGGGGAGTTCGACCTGTTGCTGGTGTTCGTCGAACATCCGCAACGCATCCTCAGCCGCGAACAGCTGCTCGACCTGGCGCGCGGGCAGGCCCATGACGCCTTCGATCGCAGCATCGATGTGCAGGTCAGCCGCCTGCGGCGCAAGCTGGAGTTCGACACCAAGCGCCCGGCGATGATTCGTACCGTGCGCAATGGCGGCTACCTGTTCACCCCCAGCGTCACCCGCCAATGA
- a CDS encoding VacJ family lipoprotein, whose amino-acid sequence MRSYLYSVRLLRHTTLLLSLSYLAGCTSPGPVTPPPCAEAEYPVHDPAESFNRGVFAFNRAVDDYALAPVARGYRHLPDFMQQGVHNFASNFGEPKVFINDLLQGNPQRSVNTLGRFAVNTTVGLLGLIDVSDPLGIPRHTADFGQTFGVWGIGNGPIVELPLLGTSNSRDATGRILGFFVDPFGDNSDTVQTLGTIALVGGVVDGRAELLPLTDSLKTMPDYYSALRDVNAEHRAAFIQEGKQGATEPAKSRCEGAPHDDF is encoded by the coding sequence ATGCGCTCCTACCTGTACTCTGTCCGCCTGCTCCGCCATACCACCCTGCTGCTGTCCCTATCCTACCTGGCGGGTTGCACCAGTCCGGGGCCTGTCACACCGCCCCCTTGCGCAGAGGCCGAGTACCCGGTCCATGATCCCGCCGAATCGTTCAACCGCGGCGTGTTCGCCTTCAACCGGGCCGTCGACGATTACGCCCTGGCGCCCGTGGCTCGCGGCTACCGGCACCTGCCGGACTTCATGCAACAGGGCGTGCACAACTTCGCGAGCAACTTCGGCGAACCCAAGGTATTCATCAACGACCTGCTGCAAGGCAACCCACAGCGCTCGGTCAATACCCTGGGGCGCTTCGCGGTCAACACCACCGTCGGCCTGCTCGGCCTGATCGACGTCTCGGACCCGCTCGGCATCCCGCGCCATACCGCCGACTTCGGCCAGACCTTCGGGGTATGGGGCATCGGCAATGGCCCGATCGTCGAACTGCCGCTGCTGGGCACCAGCAACAGCCGCGACGCCACAGGCCGGATCCTCGGCTTCTTCGTCGACCCCTTCGGCGACAACAGCGACACCGTGCAAACCCTGGGCACCATCGCCCTGGTCGGTGGCGTAGTGGACGGCCGCGCCGAGCTGCTGCCTCTCACCGACAGCCTGAAAACCATGCCCGACTATTACAGCGCCCTGCGCGACGTGAACGCCGAACACCGCGCCGCCTTCATCCAGGAAGGCAAGCAAGGCGCTACCGAGCCCGCCAAATCCCGTTGTGAAGGAGCGCCCCATGATGATTTCTGA
- a CDS encoding PAAR domain-containing protein encodes MSGKPAARVSDPTACPLPGHGTNPIVTGSPNVIFDGLAAARKSDQSACGSPITGAVSSTVFINGLNAATLDSTGGHGNIIIGGSGTVIIGDTVVNAPFSGLLPMPVNFTDRLKLVNDVTGEPMPNHPYAIQRADGRLEHGVSDAAGFTHEISSHIAESIKLFLEE; translated from the coding sequence ATGAGTGGTAAACCCGCAGCTCGCGTCAGCGACCCCACCGCCTGCCCACTTCCGGGTCACGGCACCAACCCTATCGTCACGGGTTCGCCCAATGTCATTTTCGACGGCCTGGCCGCCGCTCGTAAGAGTGACCAATCAGCTTGCGGCAGCCCGATAACGGGCGCTGTTTCCAGCACTGTATTCATCAACGGCTTGAACGCCGCCACGCTGGACAGCACCGGTGGACACGGCAATATCATCATCGGCGGTTCCGGCACCGTGATCATTGGCGATACCGTGGTCAATGCCCCCTTCAGCGGGCTCCTGCCCATGCCGGTCAACTTCACCGACCGCTTGAAGCTGGTGAACGATGTCACCGGCGAACCGATGCCCAATCATCCTTACGCCATTCAGCGGGCCGATGGGCGCCTTGAGCATGGCGTTTCGGACGCCGCCGGTTTCACCCACGAAATCAGCTCGCATATTGCAGAGAGCATCAAGTTATTTTTGGAAGAGTGA